A part of Halobacillus shinanisalinarum genomic DNA contains:
- a CDS encoding TAXI family TRAP transporter solute-binding subunit has translation MKKRTLFLFVLVLTIGMILSACGESGKGGGSSNGEGGSEGGEAKTNLTMGTGSVGGVYYPLGGEMANLWTDNIDVEGFDVSSVESGASVENIAKIQAGEFQLGIAQNTTMINATEGKGEFEGKKMDNVGVIGSLYPEALQVVTLDSTGIESIEDLKGKRVAIGPPGGATREAAELVLSAYGLEEGDYEAYEEGFGDAKSKLQNGTIDASFAVVGVPSSTTDELAAATNEVNFLDIEGEALKKVTENSQYEAYTVEPGTYEWQDEPVQTVTAMALLLASKDQVSEDLAYKMTKTLYEQAGEMTIAQAKLITNDSALTGAKDLPLHPGAEKYFKEAGIIE, from the coding sequence TTGAAGAAAAGAACGTTATTTTTATTCGTATTAGTTTTGACTATCGGCATGATTCTAAGTGCCTGTGGCGAGAGCGGAAAAGGCGGCGGTTCCAGCAATGGTGAGGGTGGAAGCGAAGGCGGAGAAGCAAAGACTAACCTTACTATGGGAACAGGTAGTGTTGGAGGCGTTTATTATCCGCTAGGTGGAGAAATGGCAAACCTTTGGACAGATAATATTGATGTAGAAGGGTTTGACGTAAGTTCTGTCGAGTCTGGTGCCTCTGTTGAGAACATCGCTAAAATACAAGCGGGTGAATTCCAGCTTGGGATTGCTCAAAATACAACGATGATTAACGCTACAGAAGGTAAAGGAGAATTCGAAGGGAAGAAAATGGATAATGTAGGAGTGATCGGGTCCCTTTATCCTGAAGCATTGCAAGTTGTTACATTGGACTCGACTGGAATTGAGTCAATTGAGGATTTAAAAGGAAAGCGTGTTGCGATTGGACCGCCAGGCGGAGCGACTCGTGAAGCAGCCGAACTTGTTTTATCAGCCTATGGTCTGGAAGAAGGCGATTACGAAGCGTACGAAGAAGGTTTCGGTGACGCTAAAAGTAAATTACAAAACGGTACAATTGATGCTTCATTTGCCGTTGTCGGTGTGCCTTCATCAACAACAGATGAGCTAGCTGCAGCTACTAATGAAGTGAATTTCCTTGACATCGAAGGAGAAGCACTCAAAAAAGTAACTGAAAACAGCCAATATGAAGCTTATACAGTAGAGCCGGGCACATACGAATGGCAAGACGAGCCTGTACAAACAGTTACAGCTATGGCTTTATTATTAGCATCTAAGGATCAAGTAAGTGAGGACTTAGCTTACAAGATGACGAAGACACTTTATGAACAAGCTGGCGAAATGACGATTGCACAAGCAAAATTAATTACAAATGATAGCGCGCTGACTGGCGCTAAGGATCTTCCTCTTCACCCGGGTGCTGAGAAGTACTTTAAGGAAGCAGGAATCATCGAATAG